The Coffea arabica cultivar ET-39 chromosome 8e, Coffea Arabica ET-39 HiFi, whole genome shotgun sequence genome window below encodes:
- the LOC140012567 gene encoding putative UPF0481 protein At3g02645 yields MEHSYSYSSATVPLSSCARGWVDQISNIFRKEIAVDIDHLPPVSVFEVPKTLSLKKPEAYTPQLIAMGPYHHLRPELYQMERYKLAAIKEISAPEQISNFQHIVINRLKEIDPSIRACYNKFMDYDQDTLAWIIAIDGCFFLHILHSYLVQDETTDRRLLDNTIVTRDIMMLENQLPFVLLKEIRKCLQVSPNSNDQGEEDDIDLISMLFQLCEAQSPVKFSIDKTNKCRYRRPLHLLDMMYHMIVNVPGPAVSGCLENGPIQVVPTYTEFRNSSTSSSSSLPTDNEDPDVAHNNMETLLDLVETIGPMDTQRFLSPVKFVSSIPWSTISGLYRKGNLGTGEQNSEHDEIEIPSVSHLWRYAKVQCKPFIGSIQEIKFVEEEAALYLPVMNLNASSEVIMRNLVAYEAAMCKSTLKFARYVNLMNGIIDTAEDVKLLKQNGVIKGALTDGEIADQFNGMQRCYACSDHKSNIEVAVEKVNKFYGKKLLVRTVRGLKKNLYASWKCLALVSTGALLVVLGLQTFCDFYQCGKLWNFHQES; encoded by the coding sequence ATGGAACATTCATATTCATATTCATCAGCCACAGTTCCCTTAAGCTCTTGCGCCAGGGGCTGGGTTGATCAAATCAGCAACATCTTCCGGAAAGAAATTGCCGTTGACATCGATCATCTCCCTCCCGTTTCTGTTTTTGAAGTCCCCAAAACGCTCAGCCTTAAAAAACCCGAAGCTTATACTCCTCAGCTAATAGCCATGGGGCCGTACCATCATTTACGCCCCGAGCTCTATCAGATGGAGAGGTACAAGCTCGCTGCCATCAAAGAGATCTCAGCCCCGGAGCAGATTTCCAATTTCCAACACATCGTGATCAACAGGTTGAAGGAGATAGATCCCTCTATCCGGGCTTGTTACAATAAGTTCATGGACTATGATCAAGATACGTTGGCGTGGATCATAGCAATAGACGGTTGTTTCTTTCTCCACATCTTGCATTCTTATCTTGTGCAAGATGAGACCACGGACAGGAGACTGTTGGACAACACTATTGTCACGAGAGATATCATGATGCTTGAGAATCAACTCCCATTTGTTCTGTTGAAAGAGATTCGCAAGTGTCTTCAAGTCTCTCCTAATTCCAATGATCAGGGGGAAGAAGATGATATTGATTTGATCTCAATGTTATTTCAATTGTGTGAAGCACAATCTCCTGTTAAGTTCTCTATTGATAAGACCAACAAATGCCGTTACCGTAGACCTCTGCATTTGTTAGATATGATGTATCATATGATTGTTAATGTCCCAGGTCCTGCCGTGTCCGGATGCTTAGAAAATGGTCCCATTCAAGTCGTGCCAACTTATACAGAATTCAGGAACTCATCGACCTCTTCATCCTCGTCCTTGCCGACTGATAATGAAGATCCAGACGTGGCTCACAATAATATGGAAACACTCTTGGACTTGGTGGAGACCATTGGTCCTATGGATACCCAGCGATTTCTTAGCCCTGTTAAGTTTGTCTCGAGTATTCCATGGTCAACTATTTCTGGGCTGTACAGAAAAGGCAACCTGGGTACTGGAGAGCAAAATTCAGAACATGATGAAATCGAAATTCCGTCGGTATCTCATCTCTGGCGCTATGCTAAAGTGCAATGCAAACCCTTCATTGGGAGCATTCAAGAGATCAAGTTCGTGGAAGAGGAAGCCGCTTTGTACCTTCCTGTAATGAATTTGAACGCGAGCTCAGAAGTGATAATGAGGAATCTGGTGGCTTACGAGGCTGCTATGTGTAAGTCAACCCTTAAATTTGCTCGATACGTCAACCTGATGAATGGGATTATAGACACCGCAGAAGACGTGAAGCTGCTGAAGCAAAATGGGGTGATCAAGGGGGCTCTCACGGATGGGGAAATTGCTGATCAATTCAACGGTATGCAGAGATGTTATGCCTGCTCAGATCACAAGTCTAACATCGAGGTTGCCGTTGAGAAAGTTAACAAATTCTACGGCAAGAAGCTTTTAGTCAGGACGGTTAGAGGGTTGAAGAAGAATTTGTATGCTTCATGGAAATGTCTGGCCCTGGTTTCCACTGGCGCGCTGCTGGTCGTGCTTGGCCTGCAGACCTTTTGCGATTTCTATCAATGCGGCAAACTCTGGAACTTCCACCAGGAATCGTAA
- the LOC113703538 gene encoding putative UPF0481 protein At3g02645, whose product MELPYSYSSATVPLSSCARGWVDRISNIFRKEIAVDIDHLPPVSVFEVPKTLSLKKPEAYTPQLIAMGPYHHLRPELYQMERYKLAAIKEISAPEQISNFQHIVINRLKEIDPSIRACYNKFMDYDQDTLAWIIAIEGCFFLHILHSYLVQDETTDRRLFGNTIVTRDIMMLENQLPFVLLKEIRKSLQVSPNSNDQGVEGPAVSGCSVNGPIQVVPTYTEFRNSSTSSSSSFSTDNEDPDVAHNNLETLLDLVETIGPKHTQRFLSPVKFVSSIPWSTISGLYRKGNLGTGEQNSEHDEIEIPSVSHLWRYAKVQCKPFIGSIQEIKFVEEEAALYLPVMNLNASSEVIMRNLVAYEAAMCKSTLKFARYVNLMNGIIDTAEDVKLLKQNGVIKGALTDGEIADQFNGMQRCYAGSDHKSNIEVAIEKVNKFYGKKLLIRTVRGLKKNLYASWKCLALVSTGALLVVLGLQTFCDFYECTKLWNFYQGSS is encoded by the exons ATGGAACTTCCATATTCATATTCATCAGCCACAGTTCCCTTAAGCTCTTGCGCCAGGGGCTGGGTTGATCGAATCAGCAACATCTTCCGCAAAGAAATTGCCGTTGATATCGATCATCTCCCTCCTGTTTCTGTTTTTGAAGTCCCCAAAACGCTCAGCCTTAAAAAACCCGAAGCTTATACTCCTCAGCTCATAGCCATGGGGCCGTACCATCATTTACGCCCCGAGCTCTATCAGATGGAGAGGTACAAGCTCGCTGCCATCAAAGAGATCTCAGCCCCGGAGCAGATTTCCAATTTCCAACACATCGTGATCAACAGGTTGAAGGAGATAGATCCCTCTATCCGGGCTTGTTACAATAAGTTCATGGACTATGATCAAGATACGTTGGCGTGGATCATAGCAATAGAGGGTTGTTTCTTTCTCCACATCTTGCATTCTTATCTTGTGCAAGATGAGACCACGGACAGGAGACTGTTCGGCAACACTATTGTCACGAGAGATATCATGATGCTTGAGAATCAACTCCCATTTGTTCTGTTGAAAGAGATTCGCAAGTCTCTTCAAGTCTCTCCTAATTCCAATGATCAGGGGGTAGAAG GTCCTGCCGTGTCCGGATGCTCTGTAAATGGTCCCATTCAAGTCGTGCCAACTTATACAGAATTCAGGAACTCATCGACCTCTTCATCCTCGTCCTTCTCGACTGATAATGAAGATCCAGACGTGGCTCACAATAATTTGGAAACACTCTTGGACTTGGTGGAGACCATTGGTCCTAAGCATACCCAGCGATTTCTTAGCCCTGTTAAGTTTGTCTCGAGTATTCCATGGTCAACTATTTCTGGGCTGTACAGAAAAGGCAACCTGGGTACTGGAGAGCAAAATTCAGAACATGATGAAATCGAAATTCCGTCGGTATCTCATCTCTGGCGCTATGCTAAAGTGCAATGCAAACCCTTCATTGGGAGCATTCAAGAGATCAAGTTCGTGGAAGAGGAAGCCGCTTTGTACCTTCCTGTAATGAATTTGAACGCGAGCTCAGAAGTGATAATGAGGAATCTGGTGGCTTACGAGGCTGCTATGTGTAAGTCAACCCTTAAATTTGCTCGATACGTCAACCTGATGAATGGGATTATAGACACCGCAGAAGACGTGAAGCTGCTGAAGCAAAATGGGGTGATCAAGGGGGCTCTCACGGATGGGGAAATTGCTGATCAATTCAATGGTATGCAGAGATGTTACGCCGGCTCAGATCACAAGTCTAACATCGAGGTTGCCATTGAGAAAGTTAACAAATTCTACGGCAAGAAGCTTTTGATCAGGACGGTTAGAGGGTTGAAGAAGAATTTGTATGCTTCATGGAAATGTCTGGCCCTGGTTTCCACTGGCGCGCTGCTTGTCGTGCTTGGCCTGCAGACCTTTTGCGATTTCTATGAATGCACCAAGCTCTGGAACTTCTACCAGGGATCGTCATGA